From Pan paniscus chromosome 6, NHGRI_mPanPan1-v2.0_pri, whole genome shotgun sequence, one genomic window encodes:
- the VGF gene encoding neurosecretory protein VGF: protein MKALRLSASALFCLLLINGLGAAPPGRPEAQPPPLSSEHKEPVAGDAVPGPKDGSAPEARGARNSEPQDEGELFQGVDPRALAAVLLQALDRPASPPAPSGSQQGPEEEAAEALLTETVRSQTHSLPAPESPEPAAPPRPQTPENGPEASDPSEELEALASLLQELRDFSPSSAKRQQETAAAETETRTHTLTRVNLESPGPERVWRASWGEFQARVPERAPLPPPAPSQFQARMPDSGPLPETHKFGEGVSSPKTHLGEALAPLSKAYQGLAAPFPKARRPESALLGGSEAGERLLQQGLAQVEAGRRQAEATRQAAAQEERLADLASDLLLQYLLQGGARQRGLGGRGLQEAAEERESAREEEEAEQERRGGEERVGEEDEEAAEAEAEAEEAERARQNALLFAEEDGEAGAEDKRSQEETPGHRRKEAEGTEEGEEEEDDEEMDPQTIDSLIELSTKLHLPADDVVSIIEEVEEKRKRKKNAPPEPVPPPRAAPAPAHVRSPQPPPPAPAPARDELPDWNEVLPPWDREEDEVYPPGPYHPFPNYIRPRTLQPPSALRRRHYHHALPPSRHYPGREAQARRAQEEAEAEERRLQEQEELENYIEHVLLRRP, encoded by the coding sequence ATGAAAGCCCTCAGATTGTCGGCTTCCGCCCTCTTCTGCCTTCTGCTGATCAACGGGTTAGGGGCAGCACCCCCTGGTCGCCCTGAGGCGCAGCCTCCTCCTCTCAGCTCTGAGCATAAAGAGCCGGTAGCCGGGGACGCAGTGCCCGGGCCAAAGGATGGCAGCGCCCCAGAGGCCCGAGGCGCTCGGAATTCCGAGCCGCAGGACGAGGGAGAGCTTTTCCAGGGCGTGGATCCCCGGGCGCTGGCCGCGGTGCTGCTGCAGGCACTCGACCGTCCCGCCTCACCCCCGGCACCAAGCGGCTCCCAGCAGGGGCCGGAGGAAGAAGCAGCTGAAGCTCTGCTGACCGAGACCGTGCGCAGCCAGACCCACAGCCTCCCGGCGCCGGAGAGCCCGGAGCCCGCGGCTCCGCCTCGCCCTCAGACTCCGGAGAATGGGCCCGAGGCGAGCGATCCCTCCGAGGAGCTCGAGGCGCTAGCGTCCCTGCTCCAGGAACTGCGAGATTTCAGTCCAAGTAGCGCCAAGCGCCAGCAGGAGACGGCGGCAGCAGAGACGGAAACCCGCACGCACACGCTGACCCGAGTGAATCTGGAGAGCCCGGGGCCAGAGCGCGTATGGCGCGCTTCCTGGGGAGAGTTCCAGGCGCGTGTCCCGGAGCGCGCGCCCCTGCCGCCCCCGGCCCCCTCTCAATTCCAGGCGCGTATGCCCGACAGCGGGCCCCTTCCCGAAACCCACAAGTTCGGGGAAGGAGTGTCCTCCCCCAAAACACACCTAGGCGAGGCATTGGCACCCCTGTCCAAGGCGTACCAAGGCCTGGCCGCCCCGTTCCCCAAGGCGCGCCGGCCGGAGAGCGCACTCCTGGGCGGCTCCGAGGCGGGCGAGCGCCTTCTCCAGCAAGGGCTGGCGCAGGTGGAGGCCGGGCGGCGGCAGGCGGAGGCCACGCGGCAGGCCGCGGCGCAGGAAGAGCGGCTGGCCGACCTCGCCTCGGACCTGCTGCTCCAGTATTTGCTGCAGGGCGGGGCCCGGCAGCGCGGCCTCGGGGGTCGGGGGCTGCAGGAGGCGGCGGAGGAGCGAGAGAGtgcaagggaggaggaggaggcggagcAGGAGAGACGCGGcggggaggagagggtgggggaagaggatgaggaggcggcggaggcggaggcagaggcGGAGGAGGCGGAGAGGGCGCGGCAGAACGCGCTCCTGTTCGCGGAGGAGGACGGGGAAGCCGGCGCCGAGGACAAGCGCTCCCAGGAGGAGACGCCGGGCCACCGGCGGAAGGAGGCCGAGGGGACAGAGGAgggcgaggaggaggaggacgacgaGGAGATGGATCCGCAGACGATCGACAGCCTCATTGAGCTGTCCACCAAACTCCACCTGCCAGCGGACGACGTGGTCAGCATCATcgaggaggtggaggagaagcGGAAGCGGAAGAAGAACGCCCCTCCCGAGCCCGTGCCGCCCCCCCgtgccgcccccgcccccgcccacgTCCGCTCCCCGcagcccccgccccccgcccccgctcCCGCACGAGACGAGCTGCCGGACTGGAACGAGGTGCTCCCGCCCTGGGATCGGGAGGAGGACGAGGTGTACCCGCCAGGGCCGTACCACCCTTTCCCCAACTACATCCGGCCGCGGACACTGCAGCCGCCCTCGGCCTTGCGCCGCCGCCACTACCACCACGCCTTGCCGCCTTCGCGTCACTATCCCGGCCGGGAGGCCCAGGCGCGGCGCGCGCaggaggaggcggaggcggaggagCGCCGGctgcaggagcaggaggagctgGAGAATTACATCGAGCACGTGCTGCTCCGGCGCCCGTGA
- the AP1S1 gene encoding AP-1 complex subunit sigma-1A, protein MMRFMLLFSRQGKLRLQKWYLATSDKERKKMVRELMQVVLARKPKMCSFLEWRDLKVVYKRYASLYFCCAIEGQDNELITLELIHRYVELLDKYFGSVCELDIIFNFEKAYFILDEFLMGGDVQDTSKKSVLKAIEQADLLQEEDESPRSVLEEMGLA, encoded by the exons ATG ATGCGGTTCATGCTATTATTCAGCCGGCAGGGAAAACTGCGGCTGCAAAAATGGTACCTGGCCACTTCGGACAAGGAACGGAAGAAGATGGTGCGCGAGCTTATGCAGGTTGTCCTGGCTCGCAAGCCCAAGATGTGCAGCTTCCTGGAGTGGAGGGATCTCAAAGTTGTCTATAAGAG ATATGCCAGCCTCTACTTCTGCTGCGCCATCGAGGGCCAAGACAATGAGCTCATCACACTGGAGCTGATCCACCGATACGTGGAGCTCTTAGACAAATACTTCGGCAGT GTGTGCGAGCTGGACATCATCTTCAACTTTGAGAAGGCCTACTTCATCCTGGATGAGTTTTTGATGGGGGGGGATGTCCAGGACACCTCCAAGAAGAGTGTGCTGAAAGCCATCGAGCAGGCTGACCTACTGCAGGAG GAGGATGAGTCGCCGCGGAGTGTGCTGGAGGAGATGGGTTTGGCATAG
- the NAT16 gene encoding probable N-acetyltransferase 16 — protein sequence MKLEASYGTATSEVPKPEKKTARDAEPSSETRPQEVEAEPRSGSGPEAEAEPLGAESGPEAKAELLGADPGSGSGPEAEAEPLDFVVATEREFEEVLDISGGIYDGLDYLPSRYHSWLRDPDRTVVLAKRNGGVIALESVNVIDAGETALVEGLRVAPWERGKGVAGLLQRFCSQLVKRQHPGVKVARLTRDDQLGPRELKKYRLITKQGILLVRFNASALLAGLGARLAALRTSGTFSPLPTEAVSEAGGDVARLLLSPSVQRDVLPGGTIIQDWQPYRPSESNLRLLAAKGLEWRVDSRARPRVLTLCTRPFPIPHGGDGTWRYLNIDAFGSDGAQVQSQLLWHLQRQAPRLVGLNVMCQLFLEPQLWSQLADFCQVGLGLELVKGYTEQYLLEADI from the exons atgaagctggaagccagcTATGGCACAGCCACCTCAGAGGTCCCTAAGCCGGAAAAGAAGACTGCCCGAGATGCAGAGCCAAGCTCTGAAACCCGGCCACAGGAGGTGGAGGCCGAGCCCAGGTCAGGATCGGggcctgaggctgaggctgagcccCTGGGGGCTGAGTCAGGGCCTGAGGCCAAGGCCGAGTTGTTGGGGGCCGATCCTGGGTCAGGATCGGGGCCTGAGGCTGAGGCCGAGCCATTGGACTTCGTGGTGGCCACGGAACGGGAGTTTGAGGAAGTGCTGGACATCTCGGGGGGCATCTACGACGGCCTGGACTACCTTCCTAGCCGCTACCACAGCTGGCTCCGGGACCCCGACCGCACGGTGGTGCTGGCCAAGCGCAACGGAGGCGTG ATCGCGCTGGAGTCGGTGAACGTGATCGACGCCGGGGAGACGGCGCTGGTGGAGGGGCTGCGCGTGGCGCCCTGGGAGCGCGGGAAGGGCGTGGCCGGGCTGCTGCAGCGCTTCTGCTCGCAGCTGGTCAAGAGACAGCACCCGGGGGTCAAGGTGGCACGGCTCACCCGGGACGACCAGCTGGGCCCCCGGGAGCTGAAGAAATACCGCCTAATCACCAAGCAG GGCATCCTTTTGGTCCGATTCAACGCGTCCGCGCTGCTGGCCGGGCTGGGCGCGCGGCTGGCGGCGCTGCGGACCTCTGGCACCTTCTCGCCGCTGCCCACCGAGGCCGTGTCCGAGGCAGGCGGCGACGTGGCACGCCTCCTGCTGTCGCCCTCCGTGCAGCGCGACGTGCTTCCAGGCGGGACCATCATCCAGGACTGGCAGCCCTACCGGCCTAGCGAAAGCAACCTGCGCCTGCTGGCGGCCAAGGGCCTGGAGTGGCGCGTGGACAGCCGCGCGCGCCCGCGCGTGCTCACGCTGTGCACGCGCCCCTTCCCCATCCCGCACGGAGGGGACGGCACTTGGCGCTATCTCAACATCGACGCCTTCGGTAGCGACGGCGCGCAGGTGCAGAGCCAGCTGCTGTGGCACCTGCAGCGCCAGGCCCCACGCCTCGTCGGCCTCAACGTCATGTGCCAGCTCTTCCTGGAGCCCCAGCTGTGGTCACAGCTGGCTGACTTCTGCCAGGTCgggctggggctggagctggTGAAGGGTTATACTGAACAGTACCTGTTGGAGGCCGACATCTGA